The following coding sequences lie in one Thermoleophilia bacterium genomic window:
- a CDS encoding adenosylmethionine--8-amino-7-oxononanoate transaminase has translation MPEPGPSQISLELDRRHVWHPYGPMPAARPVLPVESAEGVRLKLSDGRELVDGMSSWWSAIHGYRHPALDAAAKGQIEQMSHVMFGGLTHAPAIQLAERLIEMTPEPLQHVFFADSGSVAVEVAIKMCLQARPGRTRMLTVRGGYHGDTFGAMALCDPVAGMHSLFAGALTEHVFAPRPPRELDDDYVREIKALATAHADELAAVVVEPVVQGAGGMWFYDPALLRVLREICDRHDLLLVFDEIATGFGRTGELFACEHAGVSPDVMCVGKALSGGYLTLAATLCTSEVASSIEGGALMHGPTYMANPLACSVALASTGLLLDGSWRDDVSRIESNLKAGLEPARELEGVNDVRVLGAIGVIQLEHPVDMEAATEAAVSRGVWLRPFRDLIYTMPPYVTGDEDLDQITAAMIAAASEPA, from the coding sequence ATGCCAGAGCCGGGACCGAGCCAGATCAGTCTTGAACTCGATCGTCGGCATGTCTGGCATCCCTATGGGCCGATGCCGGCCGCCCGACCCGTCCTCCCGGTGGAATCTGCCGAAGGGGTCCGGCTGAAGCTCAGCGACGGGCGCGAGCTGGTCGACGGAATGTCGTCCTGGTGGTCGGCGATCCACGGATACCGCCACCCGGCTCTCGATGCCGCCGCGAAGGGCCAAATCGAGCAGATGTCGCACGTGATGTTCGGCGGCCTCACCCATGCGCCGGCGATTCAACTGGCCGAGCGGCTGATCGAAATGACCCCGGAGCCCCTTCAGCACGTGTTTTTTGCGGACTCCGGTTCGGTCGCGGTCGAGGTCGCAATCAAGATGTGCCTTCAGGCCCGCCCGGGAAGAACCCGGATGCTGACCGTCAGGGGTGGCTACCACGGCGACACCTTCGGGGCGATGGCACTCTGCGATCCGGTGGCAGGAATGCATTCCCTCTTTGCTGGCGCCCTCACGGAACATGTCTTCGCCCCGCGACCGCCGCGCGAACTGGACGATGACTACGTGCGCGAGATCAAGGCCCTGGCGACAGCCCACGCCGACGAGCTGGCGGCTGTCGTAGTCGAACCGGTCGTTCAGGGTGCCGGTGGCATGTGGTTCTACGATCCTGCGCTGCTGCGGGTGCTTCGTGAGATCTGCGACCGCCACGACCTGCTCCTGGTGTTTGACGAGATCGCGACCGGCTTTGGCCGCACCGGTGAGCTGTTTGCCTGCGAACACGCGGGGGTCTCGCCGGACGTGATGTGCGTGGGTAAGGCACTCAGCGGCGGATACCTCACCCTCGCGGCAACCCTGTGCACCTCCGAGGTCGCTTCTTCGATCGAAGGCGGGGCCCTGATGCATGGACCGACCTACATGGCCAATCCGCTGGCCTGCTCGGTCGCCCTGGCCTCCACCGGCCTCCTGCTCGACGGATCGTGGCGGGATGACGTGTCGAGGATCGAGTCGAACCTGAAGGCAGGGCTCGAGCCGGCCCGGGAACTCGAAGGAGTCAATGACGTGAGAGTCCTCGGGGCGATCGGCGTGATTCAGCTTGAGCATCCGGTGGACATGGAGGCGGCCACAGAGGCTGCTGTTTCGCGCGGGGTCTGGCTTCGCCCGTTCCGCGACCTGATCTATACCATGCCCCCGTATGTAACCGGCGACGAGGATCTCGACCAGATCACCGCCGCGATGATCGCTGCCGCTTCGGAACCCGCATGA